One genomic segment of Longimicrobiaceae bacterium includes these proteins:
- the aroF gene encoding 3-deoxy-7-phosphoheptulonate synthase, producing the protein MLVVMAHSATAEEIQAVVDTIREMGYEAAPIPGKQRTAVGLIGNDGKVDAARLEALPGVLEIIHVSQPYKQVSREWREEPTVIELTNGVRIGGEEVVLMAGPCSVESEEQIIGIAHQLREAGANVLRGGAFKPRTSPYSFQGLGERGLQLLARAREETGLAIVTEAMDSESLELVAEYADIVQIGARNMQNFSLLRRAGRAGKPVLLKRGMAATIKDLLLSAEYLLAEGNGQVILCERGVRGFDTHTRNLLDLTAIPVVKSLSHLPIIADPSHGTGIRSKVIPMARAAVAAGADGLIVEVHPDPEHALSDGAQSLYPEQFRDLVRQIDAIARAIGRELAAPIAAPASAGD; encoded by the coding sequence ATGCTCGTCGTCATGGCACACAGCGCGACCGCGGAGGAGATCCAAGCGGTCGTTGACACTATCCGGGAGATGGGCTACGAGGCCGCGCCGATTCCCGGGAAGCAGCGCACCGCCGTCGGGCTGATCGGCAACGACGGAAAGGTGGACGCCGCTCGCCTGGAGGCGCTTCCGGGCGTTCTGGAGATCATCCACGTCTCGCAGCCGTACAAGCAGGTCTCCCGCGAGTGGCGGGAGGAGCCGACGGTGATCGAGCTGACGAATGGCGTGCGCATCGGCGGTGAGGAAGTGGTGCTGATGGCCGGTCCCTGCTCGGTGGAGTCGGAGGAGCAGATCATCGGCATCGCGCACCAGCTGCGCGAAGCGGGCGCCAACGTTCTGCGCGGGGGAGCGTTCAAGCCTCGCACGTCGCCCTACTCGTTCCAGGGGCTGGGGGAGCGCGGACTGCAATTGCTCGCCCGGGCCCGGGAAGAGACGGGCCTCGCCATCGTTACCGAGGCGATGGACTCCGAGAGCCTGGAGCTGGTCGCGGAGTACGCGGACATTGTGCAGATCGGCGCCCGCAACATGCAGAATTTCTCGCTGCTGCGGCGCGCGGGTCGGGCAGGGAAACCGGTGCTGCTGAAGCGCGGCATGGCCGCGACCATCAAGGACCTGCTCCTCTCGGCGGAGTACCTGCTGGCGGAAGGGAACGGGCAGGTCATCCTCTGCGAACGCGGGGTCCGGGGCTTCGATACCCACACCCGTAACCTGCTCGACCTCACGGCCATACCGGTGGTCAAGTCGCTCTCGCACCTCCCCATCATTGCCGATCCCAGCCACGGTACGGGCATCCGCTCGAAGGTGATCCCGATGGCGCGCGCTGCCGTGGCGGCGGGCGCCGACGGCCTGATCGTGGAGGTGCACCCCGATCCGGAGCACGCCCTCTCGGACGGAGCGCAGTCGCTCTACCCGGAGCAGTTCCGGGACCTCGTGCGCCAGATCGACGCGATCGCGCGCGCCATCGGCCGGGAGCTCGCCGCCCCGATCGCCGCACCCGCCAGCGCCGGCGACTGA
- a CDS encoding YraN family protein has translation MGSPLGDRGEALAAERLEAEGWQILDRNYRVGRREVDLVARRGEVVAFVEVKTRRSGRFGHPLEAITRHKQREIAAVADAWIAAHGRAGEVYRFDAIAITFAPDTSPRVEHLEDAWGV, from the coding sequence ATGGGCAGCCCCCTCGGTGACCGGGGCGAAGCGCTGGCGGCCGAGCGGCTGGAGGCGGAGGGCTGGCAGATCCTGGACCGCAACTACCGGGTCGGGCGGAGGGAGGTCGACCTCGTCGCGCGTCGCGGCGAGGTCGTCGCGTTCGTCGAGGTGAAGACCCGGCGCAGCGGCCGCTTCGGCCATCCTCTGGAGGCCATCACCCGTCACAAGCAGCGAGAGATCGCCGCCGTGGCGGACGCCTGGATCGCCGCGCACGGTCGCGCCGGTGAGGTGTACCGGTTCGATGCCATAGCGATCACCTTCGCCCCAGACACCTCTCCGCGCGTCGAGCACCTCGAGGACGCCTGGGGAGTATAG
- the dnaX gene encoding DNA polymerase III subunit gamma/tau: MSRTALARTYRPRRFSEVATQEHVSATLRSAVERGRVAHAYLFCGPRGVGKTTLARVLAMALNCPQRSPEGEPCGVCESCEKIWAGKTSFDVVEIDAASNRGVDDARDLRERAMYAPSEEDRYKVYIIDEAHMLTREAWNALLKILEEPPPRVIFVFATTEPQKIQQAAPPILSRCQRFDFHRIGTMDLLARMREVLRGEGIEASDDVLLPIAQKADGGMRDALSLLDQVLSFTEGAPTAQDVARVLGLVADELYLELMDIIAGRRHAEVFAYVGRLLDAGHDLAEFYRGLADFLRALLMIRLGNEQGVEVRPELREAYRGRAERFAPGDLLRMLSQVAELDADGRFRKSGQQRILIELLLLRFSFMDATVELEDVLRALGGVGGDGGGRPAEGAANPGWGRAAPPDQPPPAPADTPPTSMTPAVVAPARDTGGRAADSRASSSRVSSTRDDDRHQGGGREPAPDAPAATAGASSTPAADFSTGPAPEREAEPGGRSAADVPLELSKVRVAWRSVLEEGEGVPTGTSLMLRAARLELASADTIAVHVPPGSPLLDRLGKSSSRRPLEVALERRLGRSVRLELRASESAEHATAGGRITAETARQERLRRLVEEEPLLAAAVQEWDLELID; this comes from the coding sequence TTGTCCCGTACCGCCCTCGCACGCACGTACCGCCCGCGCCGCTTCTCGGAAGTGGCGACGCAGGAACACGTCTCGGCCACGCTGCGCTCGGCAGTGGAGCGCGGCAGGGTTGCGCACGCCTACCTCTTCTGCGGTCCCCGCGGGGTAGGGAAGACCACCCTGGCGCGCGTGCTCGCGATGGCGCTGAACTGCCCTCAGCGGAGCCCCGAAGGGGAGCCGTGCGGCGTCTGTGAATCCTGTGAGAAGATCTGGGCGGGCAAGACCTCGTTCGACGTGGTCGAGATCGACGCGGCCTCCAACCGGGGTGTCGACGACGCCCGGGACCTGCGAGAGCGGGCGATGTATGCCCCTTCGGAGGAGGATCGCTACAAGGTCTACATCATCGACGAGGCGCACATGCTCACCCGCGAGGCGTGGAACGCGCTCCTCAAGATCCTCGAGGAGCCGCCGCCGCGGGTGATCTTCGTCTTTGCCACCACCGAGCCGCAGAAGATCCAGCAGGCTGCGCCGCCGATCCTCTCCCGCTGCCAGCGCTTCGACTTCCATCGCATCGGCACGATGGACCTGCTGGCGCGCATGCGGGAGGTGCTGCGCGGCGAAGGAATCGAGGCCAGCGATGACGTGCTGCTCCCCATCGCGCAGAAGGCGGACGGGGGAATGCGCGATGCGCTGTCGCTTCTCGACCAGGTCCTCTCCTTCACGGAGGGCGCTCCCACGGCGCAGGATGTGGCGCGGGTGCTGGGGTTGGTCGCCGACGAGCTCTACCTCGAGCTCATGGACATCATCGCCGGCCGTCGCCACGCCGAGGTCTTCGCCTACGTCGGCCGTCTGCTGGACGCGGGGCACGACCTGGCGGAGTTCTACCGCGGCCTGGCGGACTTCCTGCGCGCACTGCTGATGATCCGTCTCGGCAACGAGCAGGGGGTGGAGGTTCGTCCGGAGCTGCGTGAGGCCTACCGCGGGCGAGCGGAGCGGTTCGCGCCGGGTGACCTGCTCCGCATGCTCTCGCAGGTGGCGGAGCTCGACGCCGACGGGAGGTTCCGCAAGAGCGGCCAGCAGCGGATCCTGATCGAGCTACTCCTGCTGCGCTTCAGCTTCATGGACGCCACGGTGGAGCTGGAGGATGTGCTGCGCGCCTTGGGCGGAGTCGGTGGAGACGGCGGGGGCCGCCCCGCGGAGGGTGCCGCAAACCCCGGGTGGGGGCGGGCGGCACCTCCTGACCAGCCGCCGCCCGCCCCTGCCGATACTCCTCCCACATCGATGACGCCGGCGGTAGTGGCGCCGGCAAGGGATACGGGGGGGAGGGCCGCTGATTCCCGGGCTTCGTCCTCCCGCGTCTCATCGACCCGGGACGATGACCGGCACCAGGGCGGCGGTCGCGAGCCCGCGCCTGACGCTCCGGCCGCGACGGCGGGGGCATCGTCCACTCCTGCAGCGGATTTTTCGACGGGCCCTGCGCCGGAGAGGGAGGCGGAGCCCGGCGGGCGATCCGCGGCAGACGTCCCGCTCGAACTGAGCAAGGTGCGCGTTGCCTGGCGTAGCGTGCTGGAGGAGGGTGAAGGCGTGCCCACCGGCACCAGCCTCATGCTCCGCGCCGCCCGACTGGAGCTGGCGTCCGCTGACACCATCGCCGTGCACGTCCCTCCCGGGTCGCCGCTGCTCGACCGGCTCGGAAAGTCGTCCTCGCGACGGCCGCTGGAGGTCGCGCTCGAACGGCGTCTCGGCCGATCCGTGCGCCTGGAGCTGCGCGCTTCGGAGAGCGCGGAGCACGCCACTGCGGGCGGACGGATCA